The Brassica napus cultivar Da-Ae chromosome C7, Da-Ae, whole genome shotgun sequence genomic interval taaaactgttaaaagtctcacattcaaattttatgatccatggtttaaaatttttgttacgacaaaatacaaatgattacaaaaattatataagtaaaaagtctaatttaattaattaataagattaatatatatatcgttttaaattaaactataaaccatataaaatacaatattttagtttcaaaatttactttgaacaatttttttgataaaagttttgaacgatcgttgacaacttattttttttaaattataaattactaaaactattaatcctacgataaaaattttgttatcagtaatttaaattttttttctataaaagatacaaatgatcaaaaaactatatgagtagaaatcatcatttaatagatattaatattaaaaatatactaaaatatattatctatgttagtatcatttaaatttaataacatatcctatcaaataaaataaaataaatttagattaatacaattgatttatatgttcgcaccaatttaattatatttttaatagttactgacttttaattatttaatatatatttattattttataatatataaaaatatttaatacataaaatacttAACCTAGTTACTTTTATAACACTAGTGATTTTTTTCACAAATGTCATCTAGTTGATTCAGGCATCTGCAAGTACAACAACAGAAAACAAACTAGAAAGATATCGTGTTATCCAAAGATATCAAACCCAGatataacattttttcataAGAAACAAAAAGCCATGACAACATAACATAGACGAAATAACCAACGCATGAAAAACTAGTGAGAATGCAGCTTTCTTTATTGTCTCGCCAACTCGTGAGCGTTTCACTCTTCTCTGTAGTCTGGGTTTTCCTCTAAAATGATGAACCCTTCTAGTATCGGCGACAGAGGAATGTACCTGTTTGCCCATTTACAATCCCGGTTTATATTTGTATCATCCATAAAACACAAAAGCTTTTCATATCAAAACACAAGGGTAcaagcgaagaagaagaacaacaacatACTTGTCCGTTGCTAGCTCGGCTCTCTCACCAGCAGCCAAGAGAACAGGTGTGGAGTGTGTCTGGAATCCGGTTATGGTCTTTGGCCGACCCGCTTGTCCAACCACATCAACTGCTTGACCTACCCTCACTGGCACTGACAGTGGCTTCAGGTCTTTGTCCACTGTCAACATCATCCTCggctacaaatatttttataacatgGATCAAAATTGATCATATCAAAAAGATCATCAGGCCTATAAATGAAAACATCGGGGACTGAAATTGAACTCACTTGCATCGCCAAAACGAGGAAGTAAAGGACATAATGGTATTTCCCGAGTATGATTGGCTTCATGTCCAGACATGCATGCAAGAGTGTCACTATACCAGCAAGTGCGGTTCTGCCATGAATAAGTTTCACATGAGCAGGGTAAGCGATTCTCATGACAAGAACATCCAACTAGGTACAGCCtggaaatagagagagaatgGTAAACTTACGGTGATAGCAAGAACCGTTCAGAGTGGAAGGGGGTGAGTGTTAAGAGACCCTTTCCCATGTGCACCAGCCCTTGAGCAATACGCACCTGCGTTAATGACTTACCACGTGAGCACAATAATTTCAACATGAAGAAGAGTTTTTATTTCACGGgggaataaaaacaaaaaaaaaaaggaacacaTTACACAAAAGAGAAGACTGGCGTCCTTGTAATAATAGCTGGAGAGGTTGCGAAGCATCCCGGCTAGCCTTGCGTTATTAGTTCCAGCGCCAATCAGTCCCAATGATATAATTGCTGCctgtaaaaataataagaaaattagTCCTCTCTCGGATGTTATCACATTACTGAACACTGTAAAACAAAACCATTACTCACCATGGCAACTTCCGAATCTGTGTCATGGCTAAGTCGGCTCAAAGTGTCCATTACAGTCACCTGGaattgtggaaaaaaaaaaaaaaaaaaattttaaaaaacaccaTACTCTATACAACCATGGAATAAAACTAGATTTACAAATGTATTCACCTTTGGATTTGATATACACAGGAGGCCAAGGGCCAAAGGCACAGCACGCCGAATGTTTTGTTCTCCGTATTGCAGCATTCGCTCCAAAGACCGAATCTCCATATCAATGCCCAATTCTTCTGACATAGCAACCATAGCTAATCCAAGCACAGCTGGACCCTGGTGGATGTCACCTTTCTCAAGATGCTCTCCACACTGAGCAAGAAGGTCTTGGACCTTGACATATTAAGGAGGGGTCAGCAACTAAAAAAGCAAGTAATGAATTATGTAATCAAACCACCACCACACACGATCAGATACCTTTAGGACATTGCCAGTCCCAGCATAAGCACACGAAAGAAGTGTCATATCACAGTACTTTCTAATCTTCTCATTGAATGTCTTTGAAACTTCAGCCGTAGCCTCTACACTTTCCTGGTAAATATCGGAACAAGTTGATGCTGTCAACGAAATGCAAATAACAATTTACGAACAAAGAGCGAGACTAAGTACAACACACTGCCAACCTGTTTGCCCAGGTATAGAAGTCCAAGACCAAGGGGCAAGAAACGCGTGAGGGCATCCCCCAGTTCTGCCTCACTTCGATCCATCAAAGCAAATATAATAGATTGTGCTACTTCTTCATTACAGGAACCAACATAGATCATCCCCAAAGAAAGTGAAGCAAATGCAATCACATCTAGAGGCGCTTTCGCATCATTCAGTATCGGCGACAACTTGCTTCTTATCTATAGAAACAATGAGCATGTTAATGTTTCGTGAACAGGCAAAACATTCAACAAGTAATATAAGAAAGATAAGAAAATGTCAGTGACCTGGTCATTTTGGGAACCTGCGTATGCAATTCCAAGACCCATGATAGCACCAATTCTGACAGACGAATCCTCTTTGTCTACATAGTCTCCAAGAAGTGCCAATGCCTGAGAAATAAAGCTGAGTAAGATGAAAGAATAGCTAGAAATATTAGCACTAGTGATTTCCGTAAAATCAAACAGGACATCATCAACTCACAGGGTCACAATCGCTTTTAATGCCAGAGTTTACAATCCCAACTCCCAGAAGTGCTCCAGAAAGGATAGGATTATCATTACTATGAAAATATTTGTCAAGTTGGGCAAGTCCGGCTTCCACATCCCACAGTTGAATCATACCCTATGACAGGGAAACACAA includes:
- the LOC106380689 gene encoding 26S proteasome non-ATPase regulatory subunit 2 homolog A, yielding MAPTPDPNSVGGGARKDEASVNVPSKDPKKKDDKKEDDLSEEDLELKQNLELYVERVQDPNPDLQRAALESMRQEIRASTSSMTSVPKPLKFLRPHYGTLKAFHQTMPASDLKKCLSDILSVLALTMSAEGQRESLSYRLIGTEGDIGSWGHEYVRNLAGEIAQEYTKRQSEEAPIDDLMELVQQIVAFHMKHNAETEAVDLLMDVEDLDLLLEHVDKTNFKRTCNYLTSAAKYLPGPDDMLVLDISYMIYMKFEEYPNALQIALFLDNTQYVKQVFTSCADLLRKKQFCYMIARHGITFELDDEMVADEDDREALQDIVNNTKLSEGYLTLARDIEVMEAKTPEDIYKAHLLDGRASSGASVDSARQNLAATFVNAFVNAGFGQDKLMTVPSDSTTGSSGNWLFKNKEHGKISAAASLGMIQLWDVEAGLAQLDKYFHSNDNPILSGALLGVGIVNSGIKSDCDPALALLGDYVDKEDSSVRIGAIMGLGIAYAGSQNDQIRSKLSPILNDAKAPLDVIAFASLSLGMIYVGSCNEEVAQSIIFALMDRSEAELGDALTRFLPLGLGLLYLGKQESVEATAEVSKTFNEKIRKYCDMTLLSCAYAGTGNVLKVQDLLAQCGEHLEKGDIHQGPAVLGLAMVAMSEELGIDMEIRSLERMLQYGEQNIRRAVPLALGLLCISNPKVTVMDTLSRLSHDTDSEVAMAAIISLGLIGAGTNNARLAGMLRNLSSYYYKDASLLFCVRIAQGLVHMGKGLLTLTPFHSERFLLSPTALAGIVTLLHACLDMKPIILGKYHYVLYFLVLAMQPRMMLTVDKDLKPLSVPVRVGQAVDVVGQAGRPKTITGFQTHSTPVLLAAGERAELATDKYIPLSPILEGFIILEENPDYREE